TGCTGTCAAGATATTCCATTTTCCATTTTCAAAGCTGTTTTTGGCCAAATCTTTGAAATTTTCTCTTGCATAATAGGTACATGTTATATCTGGAACCAAATAGATCTTACCACCTGATTTTTTTAGCCGTTTATTGAACTCGATATCTTGATTACGAATAAGCCGTTCATCATAGAGACCAATTTTATTAAAGATCTCTTTCTTATAGCATCCAAAAGGGACAGTATCTACCTCTTGGATCTTTTTTACTCCGCTTCTGAAGGCGCTCCCTACTCCCAATCTGTCGCTTAAAACATTTTTGATGGCATTGGAGGTTTTTGTTTTATTTTTGACTTCGGTAATAACTACTCCGCCTACATTATCCGCATTCAACTTTTTGTGCCAATGAATAAGCTTACTAAAGTAGTCTCTTGGATAGAAGGAGTGAGCATCTAGACGAATAACATACTCCCCTTTTGCATTTTTGATACCTATATTCATCGCAATTGAAACAACTTTTTTAGGATTGTGGAGAAGTTTAAAAAACTGATACTTCTTTTGATACTCTTTTATAATATCTATCGTCTTATCACTACTTCCACCATCAATGAGTAAAACTTCCATTTTATCTTTAGGATACTCTTGCTCAATAATGGAATCCAAACATTTAGCAATATATTTTTCTTCGTTATAAATAGGAATAATAACAGAAATTTTGCTCACCTATTTTCCTTGAAAATAGCATCTATCTTATCTGAAACCATTTTTGGAGTAATCTTATCAAGACACTCAAAAGAGTCTTTGATACACCGAATCCCCCAAATCTTTGAATCAAAACATTCACTCTGACGACAGGAAAGCTCTAAATCGATATAGTGGTTTATCTTCTCATTATAACCACCAATTTCCAATCTATTGGTCATCCCATGAAGAGTCAATGTCTTTTTTTTCAATGCATATCCGATATGCATCAATCCATTGTCATTTCCCACAAGAAGATCCAAATGGTTGATTATCGCTATGGTATCTTTTAAAGATTCATTAACAACTGTAATATTTTTACACTCTCTTAACTGCTTTTTTAAATCCATCTCATCCGGACCAATAAAAACTAAAATATTTTCATCTTGATACTTTTTAAACAACTCCTTATAATTTTCAATACCCCATCTTTTAAATTTCTGATTTTTTCCACTTCCTATTGCAAAACCTAAATTTTTTCTATTTTTATCAATATATTTTTCAATTATTTTCTCATTTTTTCGCAAATAGATATAAGGAGATCGCTTAACCTGGCTTCTATGCAGCAACCTCTTGATGACATCTATATTTTCATCAATTCTATGCCTGTCTTTTCCATTAGATTTGCCAAACCACTCTTTTACACCTAACAAAAGCGCTAGTTTTTGAAGTTTGTTGACATCTGCTCCTACAGTTCCAACAAGATAGTCATATTTTTTAAAATTTTTTAATGCAAAAAAAAGTAAATGAATCTTCTTATCAATAACATAAATATTTTCAAATTTATCCAAACCAGTAAGTATTGTCTTGTTGAGAACAGAATGTAATATTAAATCAATCTCATAGCCATTATCATAAAGCATCTGCATTATAGGCGTAGCCATAATGGTATCACCAATACCGCCATTATGAAAGATTAAAATTTTTTTCACAAAACATCCTTAATAAACTGCAAAAGTTTTTGTGCCTGGTTTTGCCAACTATAGGAAGTAAAATCATAAGAAAACTCTTTTTTTTCAATTCTTTGCATCTTATTTGGAAAATCCTCTATTGGGCAAAAATGAATATAAGGAAGTCTCTTTTGCTCTAAAACTTTTAAAGGCGTAGCAATTACCTGTGCTCCACCCAAACCATATTCTAACGCTTTGATAGGAAAAGCGTTATTTGTAAAATCATTGAGATCAAATGGAATCAAACCAATATCCAAAGTTTTAAAGTAATTTACCACTTCATCTGGAGCAACAGTTCCGATAAAAAGGATATCGTTTTTAAATCTTTTTTTGACATTTCGAAAAAAACTGTTTTTGGAATCACCAACTACTATCATTGCTGTTTGAGAACTTTTTATTTGTATATACGCTTCACACGCTTTTTCTATCCCTGTCCACTCTTCCACACCTCCTATATAGCCAAAAACCTTTTTGTTTTCGAATCCAAACTCTTTTTTTAAAGTTCGCGCTTTTTTAAACTTATCTATATAAACGCCATTTTCGATTGTTATCGTTTTTGGATGAATTTTTTTTACTTTCTCTTCAATCGCTTCAGTGACACACATGACACCTTTTGCATGTTTTATATCCTTTTCAACCTTTTTTACTCTTTTTTCCGTTAAACCAATAGAAATATTTTGGGTCAAATGATCATCAACTAGATCATAAATTACTGGAACTTCAATATTATGCACATCAAATAAAAGAGCATTGGCATTGACTACCACATCTATCTTATATTTTTTAATTGCTTGATTAAGTAAAAAAGTATTAATTTGAGGTGCCAAAGATTCTGGTTTAAAGAGAAGGGGCATAAGAAGAAAATTTTCGTTGAGCAAAAAAGTTTGCAATAGAGTTTTTGTTTGCGAAAATATTTTACTTTTCAATGAGCTATTATCTATATACCAATCTAAAACAATTCCACCGCTATTTTTTGCCAATTCATAAACTCTATTGACAACGTTTTTATTTGGTACATGAGGAATAAAGAGTATTTTCATTGAGTAATCTTTTTTTGTATTTAAGTGCTAATAAGAACATTCCCAAAAAACTTACAATAAAACTGTAAATTACACTTTTTGCATCAAAATGCATTATATAAAACAGTGCAACTACAGACAAAAAAAGTAAAAAGCCAAAAACTCTTACTCTGAGTGCCAAGTCAAATCTATTAAATCCCTTAAGAATATTTAATGAAAAAGTAGTATATGCTAGAAATGGGAGCGTTGGCAAGAGAAGATTAAGCATCTTATAACTTTTTTCATACTCTCTTGGAAAAATAAACTTTACTATGAATGGCGTAAGAAAAAGACTTACAATAATTACTAGAAAAAAGATACTCAAATAAAAAATAAGTTTTCTATCAAACCTTTTGATCTCATCTATCATACCTCGAGCAATAAGTTTGGATATCTCAGGAAATGTAAAACTATTGAGAGGAAAAACAAATATAGAAACCAGTGAAAAAAAGATACTTCTAATAACAACTTGATACTCCGACAAAAAATCTATATCTCGAAAAAGTTTTATAATAATTAATGATGCCAAACTTATTCCTAGCCCACTAAAAAAGTACATTAAAGCCGTTAAGATATTGTTTTTGAAAAAATCTTTCACCTGATTAAAGGTAAATTTTTCATAAGTAAATTTCAATTCAGAGAACTTATAAATAAAAAAGACTTTTATGAGATACGAAAATACAAAAGCAAGAAAAAGGCTATTTAAATCATCCAAAAATGAGCTCAAAATAAAAAAAGATCCAACTAATCCTATTGCCATAAATAGATTTTCAAATAGCATAACCCTATACTGCTTCCATGCGGCATTGAAATAGGAAAAAAATATCGCCAAAGCATTCACAAAAAGCATAATCACTAAATAATAGAGAGGAAAAATTTTATATTCAAAAAAATAGTTATAATAAATAATTTCAAAGCAACAAGTTATAATAAAAAGTCCCCAAAAAGAAATTAAATACCAATAAACAACTCCCTTGAAATACTCTTCATCAAAAGCTTTAACTAGACTATCTTTAAATCCACTAAAAGCCATTACCCCAATAGCAATGAGATCCATAAAAGTATAAAATAAACCTAACTCATGTTTTGATATTTTATAAGAGAGATATATTTTAAATAAAAAATTTATACCCATAACCAAAACAGTGATAAAAGATGAAGAGAGTAAAAGTTTTTTCATTGTATTTTTTTGATTATCGCATAAAACTTAAGAACAAATTGGAAAATCAAAATTGCAAAAGCCATATAGACAAAAATTACATGTTGAAATATTGGATAGAAAAATAATAGCAGTGCTTCTACTTCAATTGTAGATGGAAATGGCTGTATGTGTTTTTCTTTCATAAAAAGAAGATATCTTTTTAGCAAATTTTTCTCATGAGAATTTTCTAAATCTTTTGTAATACTTTTACTTCCTTGATAATAGAGCATATCGTTATATTTGTTTACCAAGCAATTAAAAAAAAGTAACAATAAGAGCACAATCAACAAGTAAACTTGATTAAATTTAAGAAACAAAATCACAAATAAAACAGGAGCTTTTATCCAATCTGTAAAAACATCTAAAAAAGCACCAAATTTTGATGTTTGGTGAGTAACTCTTGCCAATGCACCATCTACTATATCTAAAATATAACTAAATTGATATAAAAAAGCACCTAAAATATAATATTCTTTCCAAAAAGCAATTCCTGCAAAAATAGCAACTATTAAACTTAATAAAGTTACTTGATTTGGAGTAATTTTTGTTTTATTGGCAAGGTATTTAGTGATAATTAACGATATTTTCAAATTTATAATCAAATCCCACCAGTTACGCTGTTTAAAGACTTGTTCAATATGCTTTTTCTCGATTACCATTTGAATATCCTATAAAAATAGAACACTATCCCTAAAGCATATAAAAACACTAGGAATAATAATATTTTTGGATAAAACAGACTTATACTCAAAAATAAAATAACAAAACTCCTATTTAAAAAATAGATAGGTGAAAATATAATTTTTTCTCTTTTATTCAATTTTTCAAATTGCACATGAGAATAAATCAAAATATCTTGAATATACGAATACAACATATTTAAAAATATTAATAAATTACCTGAGGAAAAATTATATCTATAAACAAATACCAATAATATTGCATTTTCTACAATTCTATCTGAGATATTGTCTAAAAAAGTGCCTTTTTTAGACAATTGTTTAGTTGCACGTGCTAACTGTCCATCTACACAATCAAATAAAAAAGATAGATGCAACAATAAAAATGACAGAACTCTATACTCATAAAAAAAAGATGCTGCAGCAAATATGCCTAATAATAAACTTACTGTTGTTATTTGATTTGGAGTCATTTTAGTTTTTGACAAAAGCAATGTCAGTTGATAAGCTATTTTTTGATAAACATAATATGATAAAATATCGGTATACTTAATTATCATTCAAAATGCTTTATAAGTTTATCAACTTCGTATTGGAGTTTTTTCAAATTTTCTATATTAATATCTAAATATTTTTTTAACCTATCTTTTAATAAAGTTGTTGAAATATTATCCGTTCTTTCTAAATATACTACTTGACAATATTGTTGTAAATAATCAAATTTCCCTTTCCAATCACTTCCCATAACAAAAATATTAATATTATATTTTTTAATATCTTCAATTTTTTGCTCCCAACTATTCTCAGGAAATACAAAATCAACATATCTAATACTTTTAACAATCTCTACTCTATCCTCATATGGAATAAAAATATCTTTATTTTTTAGTTTATTAAACTCATCAGTTGATACTCCAACATATAACTCATCTCCCAAAGCTTTAGCTCTTTTTAATAGATTTAAATGACCTATATGAAACATATCAAACGTTCCATACGTTAACACTCGTTGCATAAAACTTTTCCTTTTAGAAAATAGTATCTATTTACAAATCTCTTTCCATTTCCTTCAATAACTTCAATATTTTCTAATTTGAATCCATTTTCTTTCAAAATTTTTTCCCACTCCTTTTCACTATACCATTTCTCTCTAAAAGGGGAATCAAAAGGATACATCCATTTACCTTTGAATTCCAAAATAGGTTTTAATATTCCTAAAATAGAATAAGGATTTCTGTCTCCTATAATTATCTCACCATTATTTTTTAATACTCTTTTAATCTCCTTTAAGGCACTATCAATATAAGTATGTTGTAATACTTCAAAAGCCATTACTACATCAAAAAAATTGTCTTTAAAAGGAATATTATAAACACTACTTTTTAAAATATTTTCTTCTTCAAAGCCAGGATCTAGTCCAAAAAACTCTATATTCTTAAACTCTTTTTGTAGTTCATTTATAATTGCCCCCTTCCCACATCCAACATCAAGCACTTTTATCTTTTTATTTTTTGACAAAATATTCTTTAATCTTCTAATATACTCTTTATCCATATAAGATAAATTATTTGTTACTACATCAGAGAAAATATTGAAAGCATTTTTTACGAAATTTTCTTGTTCAATTTCTTTACTTAAATTTTCATATTCCAACAAAGCATCTATAAAAAACTTATTTGTCCAATTGACAAAATCAAAGCTTCCATATTTTCCCCAAAAAGGAATAGAAGCACTAAATCCGCCTTGCATAATTGAGCTTTTAAGCTGTTTTGCTTTAAGATAAAAAATGGTATTTATCGCACATTTTTTATAATCTTCATCATTAGTTATTTTATAGAGCCTTAAAGCAACTCCAGCCCATTGAGCAAGACCTGTCATACATCTTTCTTTGTTTACACAATTGAAACTACTATCATATTGAGAACATAATATCAAATCTCGATTTAAGTTTATCTCTTTGAAGCGATTTGCATTTTTCAAAATAGCTTCTAAAATCTTTTTATCTCTATTTAATTCAAAAACATCCAATAATCCTTCTAAAACATAAATTAAAGTATGCAAAAATGGTGGTACACCTTCTAAAAAAGAAGAAAGTTGAAAAAAATCATTTCCATCCTGCTTACTTAAAACCCACGCAATACTTTTTAAAGCTGCCTCTTTAATTTTTTCATCATCTGCTAAATTTCCATATATATACATCGCAGCTGCCACGCGCGAATAATAGGTATGAGGCTGCTTATTGTAAGCTACTCTTTTCCAACTACCATCCTTTTCTTGGTTATTTATAAGCCAGTATGCTGCTTTTTTTGCTACTTCTAAATACTTTAGATCTTTCATTTTTTTATACAAAAAATTAAGCCCAATCAAACATTGACCAGTATCAAAAGCAAAGGGCTCGTGATGATCTATTTCACTAAAACTTCCATCTTCATTTTGCACACTTAATAGCCACTCTCCTGCTCTTTTAGCAGATTTTATATAGCTATCTTCTTTTAAATATTCCCCAACTCTCCACATCGATGGTATGAGATACCCGGTCGTTTCAATATAACTTTTATCTCTTCCATCGATGAAGGAGAATTTCCTGCTATATCCACCATCTTCATTTTGCATAAAAAGTAACCAATCAGCAGCCAATTTCAAATGTGTTGTATTGTCAAAAACAGTTTCATCATACAAAGACTCTATAGAAACCTGTAAAATATTTGGATATTTTAAGGTATGTAAAAATCCAAAAATTTTATAAAATTGTTGTTTCAATCAAAAACTCCTTGATCCTCTCACTTGCTTTTCCATCTCCATAGGGATTGCGAGCCATTGCCATCTTCTCATACGCTTGTTTATCATCTATAAGCTGTTGTGCCTCTTTGACTATCTTTTCTTTATCTGTTCCTACTAATTTAACAGTACCAGCTTCCACTGCTTCTGGCCTCTCTGTCGTGTCACGCATAACTAGCACTGGCTTTCCAAGAGATGGTGCCTCTTCTTGTATACCTCCACTATCTGTAATGATAAAATATGATCTGTCCATAAGATAAACAAACTCTTCGTATGATAATGGCTCAATGAGATGGATATTTATGATATTAGAAAGTATCTCTTTTACTGGTTTTTGTACATTTGGATTGAGGTGGACGGGATAGACTATATCGATATCAGGATTTTTCAAAGCGATAGTTTTTAAAGCTTCACATATTTTTTTAAAACCCTCTCCAAAATTTTCTCTCCTATGACTGGTTACAAGAATTATTTTTCTATCATCTTGCAATTTATATTGAGTATTTATAGTATCAAAGATTTTGTATTCGAAATCTTGATTGTTTTTAATTTTATTGAGTGCTAAAAAGAGTGCATCGATAACGGTATTTCCTGTTACTACAATACTTTTTGGATCTTTATTCTCTTTTATAAGATTTTCTCTTGCACTCTTTGTTGGTGCAAAGTGATAGTTAGCTAATACTCCTGTAAGCTCTCTATTTGCCTCTTCTGGCCAAGGTGAATATAGATTGTAAGTTCTAAGACCTGCTTCCACATGTCCTACTTTTATCTTTTGATAAAAGGATGCTAGAGATGCTGCGAATGTTGTAGCAGTATCTCCATGCACTAATACAATATCTGGTTTAAAATCATCTAATACATCTTTCATACGCAAGAGAACACGTGATGTTATATCATAGAGATCTTGACCTGGTTGCATCAGATTTAAATCGTAATTCGGTTCTATCTCAAACAGTGCTAATACTTGATCAAGCATTAGGCGATGTTGTGCTGTCACACAAACCCTTGTTTCAAAGCTTTTTTCTTTTTCTAATACTTTTATTACTGGGGCCATTTTTATAGCCTCTGGACGGGTACCAAATGTTATCAAAATTTTCAATTATTATAGTCTCCTATCAATCACCTCTTTTGCTTTATAGGCCAAATAGTATGGATCTACTCCAATACAGTGTCCTCCCACAAGACCTGGCCGAAATGGCAAGAAATTCCATTTGGTTCCTGCGGCCTCTAAGACATCGAGTGTATCGATATTTAGTTTATCGAAGATGAGTGCCAGTTCATTGACAAAACCTATATTGATATCTCTTTGGGCATTTTCTATCACTTTTGCAGCCTCTGCTACTTTGATGCTTGGTGCTAGATGAGTGCCAGCTGTGATAATACTTTTATAGAGTGCATCCACTTTTTGTGCAATCTCTGGAGTACTGCCGCTTGTTACTTTTTTGATATTTGGTAGACGATGCTCTTTATCTCCTGGATTGATGCGTTCGGGAGAGTAGCCACAGAAAAAGTCTTTATTAAATGTAAGTCCACTTTCACGTTCCAGTTCAGGAACGCATACCTCTTCGGTACATCCTGGAAAGACGGTGCTTTCATAGATAACGATATCCCCTTTTTTAAGGACTCTTCCAACAGTTCTTGAAGCCATGACAAGAGGAGTGAGGTCTGGATTTTTGTGTGTATCGATGGGTGTTGGGACGGTAACGATATAGATATTTGCTTTTTTGATATCTTCTATAGATGTGGTAAAAGATAATTTTTTTGCTTCTTTGAGTTCATCTTCACTCACTTCCAGTGTTCTATCGATTCCCTTTTTTAATTCTTCGATTCTATTTGCGTTGATATCAAATCCAATCGTTTCATACTTTTTGCCAAACTCCACAGCTAGTGGTAAGCCTACGTAGCCAAGGCCGATGATGGATAGGGTCATTCAATGCCTTTTATATATATTATATTATAACTTCACAACAGTTGCTCCAAACCCTCCCATTTGAGGTGGAGCGTCTTCATAGCTTACGACTCTTGGATGGTTTTTCAAAAACTCTCGTACCGCACGTGCCAGTTTCCCGCTTCCTACACCATGATAGATCAACACCTCATCAAACCCTGCCACTAACGCATCGCTGAGAAACTTGTCTGTTTTTTCCAAAGCCTCTTCAACCCTTAAACCATGCAGATCCAGTTTCACAGAAAGTGCTTTCGGTTTGCTTACGTGCACTTTTGAAGCGCTCTTTTTCTTTTGTGGCATAGATGATCGTTTCAGTTCGCTGAGAGGGACTCTGAGTTTCATGCCATCAGCCTCGATCATCGCCTCTTTTCCTCGGATGGAGAGGATCACACCTCTTGTTTTTCGATATTTTACACTGTCACCTACTTTCAACTCTTCTGGCTCTTTTTCTTTGAGTTTAGCCGATTTAGCAATTTGGGAAGCTTTCGTAAGGTGCCTGTGCAGCTCTTTTTCCTCCTTTGCTCTGAGAGCTTTTTTCGCCTCACTTACCGCCTCTTGATAGATCTGTTCAAGTTTTCTTTTCTCGCTTTTTAGCATCTCATGAAACTTCTCCCGCTCTTCTTGCAAAAGCATTCTTTCTCGTGTAACACGTGAAAGTTCAAGGTTTAATTTTTGATTTTTCTCTTTCAAAGCGCGTTCAAGTTCACTGCCCCGCTCGATCAGTTCGCTCAGTTTTTCCTGATCTTCTCCATACTCTTTTTTCGCTCTTTGGACGATACCAAGAGGGATGCCATAACGTCTTGCGGTCTCGAAAGCATAGCTTTTACCGATGATTCCTTGCAAGAACTCATACGTAGGCACCCCTTTTTCCTCATCATACATCGCAGCCACCAGTTCCACATCTTCATGAGCAGCCATCAAGGAGGCAAGTCGTTTGTGGTGGGTGGTAATGGCTATTTTGATATCTTTTTTCATCAGCTCTTCGATAATCACTTTAAACAGTGTCGCTGCTTCGTCACTGTCCGTTCCGAGCTCTATCTCATCCACACCTACCAAAAGATGGTTTTTTGAAAAAAGTCTTGAAAATTCTAGCATCCTTCCAGCAAACGTGGAGATATCGTTTTTGACATTTTGGGGATCTTCGATGATTGGTAAGATCTCTTTGAATCTGCCGATATGGCTTTTTGGATCACACTGCATCGGTATAAGATATTTGGCCATATAGGCTGAAGCGAGGATCGATTTCAAAAGCATCGTTTTCCCGCCCGCATTGACACCCGTGATGATAAGCACTTTTTTATCAAACACTAGATCAACGGGCTTTGGATACACTATGGCAGGATGGGCAAAGCTTTTTAGGATGATCTTGTTATCGTTTTTTGGAAGGATGATATGGAGATTTTTGGCTTTTGCGAAACGAACTCTGGCTTGATAGTGATCGAACCTGTCAAATGCCCGGTTGATAAAGTGTAAAAATTTGAGATATTTATGAAACTTGGTACTGATACTTTTTTGAATTTCATAATGGATCTCTTCTACTTGGCTCAGAAGATCGGCTTCTTTGGATTTGAGCTCTTTGATATCTTGCGGCAGCACATAGAAAAATCCGCCGCTGCTTCTTCCAATGACAGTCGCTTTGAGAACATGGTTAAACCCTCCCCGAACAAGCAGAGCCTCTTCACCACCCACAAAATGGATCTGTCTGTCCACCAAATAGCTTTGCAGTTTTTTGGCGTTTATCAAAGCCTGGAGTTTTTGTCTGATTTGGGTTTTTGTATGGGATAGAGCATTTTCCAAAACCACAAGTCGCTCATCGATTTCGCTTTTTATGTTCCCTTTTTCATCAAAATATCCATCGATTTGCGTTATCTCTTCAGGAATTTCAATGCTTTGGAGCCACTCTCCCATATTTCCTTCAAACGCCAAAGATTTGAGATACGTAAAATAGCGTACGATTTTGACAAACTCGAAAATCTCAGAAAGTGTCAGTACTCCCTGCTTTTTCAATCTCATCAGTGCTTCATCGAGACACTGCACTTTTGGAGGCTCTTTAAACGTACAGGACCAAAGCTGCATCAAAAATTCGTAATGAATATGGACATCACCCTCCATCGCCAAAGGTTTTGGCCTTGCAAAAAAGTCTCGCAATTGATCCAAAAAATCTGTAAGATCCAGCTTCTTTTCTAAATCCACGCTTTTTCCTTGTAGTTTGTTATCACTATTTCTTGAACTTTCTCTCTTTTTTTTGCATTGGCATTGATGATATGTGATTTTTTAATCATCGTTATACCATATTTTTCATAGAGATCTATAATTTTTGGATGAGCTATGTTGCTTTGCATCCAGTAGACCTTTTTGGAATCCAGTGCGTGACAGATATGTGCCAGTTTTTGATGACTTTCATACAAAAAAAGCTGCTTGGTATAGGAGGCAAATCCGGCATTGTGCCCTTGCGAAAGATAGGGAGGATCGAGATAGACAAAGCTTTTGGGCCCAACTTTTTCTAAAGCCTTTGTAAAATCACAACACTCTATCACGACACCCTGTAAAGCTTCATGTGCTTTGTAAAGTGTCTCTTTATCACAGATATTTGGCTTTTTATGTTTCCCCATAGGGACGTTGAAATGGCCTTTGCTATTGACACGATAAAGGCCATTGTAGCAGGTTTTATTGAGATAGATAAAGCGTGCGGCTCGCGTTACCGGATCGATAGAAAAAAAATCTTCAGATCGATCCCATGAGCGGATCTCATAGTACAAAGCTTCATTGTGCATTTTCGAAAAATCTTTCAACGTTTCGATAAGCGGTTCGATTCTTTTTTGAACGACTTGAAATGCATTGACCAGTTCACTGTTTCGATCGCTTAAAAAGACTTTTTTCCCTTCAAGGATACCTTGGTTGTATAGTTCAAAAAAAAATGCCCCTCCTCCTAAAAAGGGCTCATGGTATTCACAAAAATCGAGAGGAACCATTTGTGCAAGTTTTTTGGCAATCGTTTTTTTGCCACCAGCCCATTTTACAAACGGCTTCGCTCTACTTCCCATCTACCTTGCAGCTATCTATCGGGACAACAAGCCCTTCATATTTTGTCCCCTCTTTTCCCATGAAAACAAGCGTCCCACTGATAAAATTAAAGCTCTTTTTATTTACTTTTCGCTGTATTCCG
The Nitratiruptor sp. SB155-2 genome window above contains:
- a CDS encoding endonuclease MutS2, translated to MDLEKKLDLTDFLDQLRDFFARPKPLAMEGDVHIHYEFLMQLWSCTFKEPPKVQCLDEALMRLKKQGVLTLSEIFEFVKIVRYFTYLKSLAFEGNMGEWLQSIEIPEEITQIDGYFDEKGNIKSEIDERLVVLENALSHTKTQIRQKLQALINAKKLQSYLVDRQIHFVGGEEALLVRGGFNHVLKATVIGRSSGGFFYVLPQDIKELKSKEADLLSQVEEIHYEIQKSISTKFHKYLKFLHFINRAFDRFDHYQARVRFAKAKNLHIILPKNDNKIILKSFAHPAIVYPKPVDLVFDKKVLIITGVNAGGKTMLLKSILASAYMAKYLIPMQCDPKSHIGRFKEILPIIEDPQNVKNDISTFAGRMLEFSRLFSKNHLLVGVDEIELGTDSDEAATLFKVIIEELMKKDIKIAITTHHKRLASLMAAHEDVELVAAMYDEEKGVPTYEFLQGIIGKSYAFETARRYGIPLGIVQRAKKEYGEDQEKLSELIERGSELERALKEKNQKLNLELSRVTRERMLLQEEREKFHEMLKSEKRKLEQIYQEAVSEAKKALRAKEEKELHRHLTKASQIAKSAKLKEKEPEELKVGDSVKYRKTRGVILSIRGKEAMIEADGMKLRVPLSELKRSSMPQKKKSASKVHVSKPKALSVKLDLHGLRVEEALEKTDKFLSDALVAGFDEVLIYHGVGSGKLARAVREFLKNHPRVVSYEDAPPQMGGFGATVVKL
- a CDS encoding DNA adenine methylase, which produces MGSRAKPFVKWAGGKKTIAKKLAQMVPLDFCEYHEPFLGGGAFFFELYNQGILEGKKVFLSDRNSELVNAFQVVQKRIEPLIETLKDFSKMHNEALYYEIRSWDRSEDFFSIDPVTRAARFIYLNKTCYNGLYRVNSKGHFNVPMGKHKKPNICDKETLYKAHEALQGVVIECCDFTKALEKVGPKSFVYLDPPYLSQGHNAGFASYTKQLFLYESHQKLAHICHALDSKKVYWMQSNIAHPKIIDLYEKYGITMIKKSHIINANAKKREKVQEIVITNYKEKAWI